The Zobellia alginiliquefaciens genome contains a region encoding:
- a CDS encoding four helix bundle protein — translation MTSNFPAEEKFGLTSQIRRCAVSIPSNIAEGTGRKSKKVFRQFLEISNGSINELKTQLEISKRIGFLAETDLEDTFALCDEVQKMTFTLIKKYSDF, via the coding sequence TTGACATCTAATTTTCCTGCCGAGGAAAAATTTGGACTTACAAGCCAAATACGAAGATGCGCCGTTTCCATACCTAGCAATATTGCAGAAGGAACCGGAAGGAAATCAAAGAAAGTATTTCGCCAATTTTTAGAAATTTCCAACGGATCTATTAATGAACTAAAAACACAATTGGAGATATCAAAAAGAATTGGATTTCTGGCTGAAACAGACTTAGAAGATACTTTTGCCTTATGCGATGAGGTCCAGAAAATGACCTTTACTTTAATCAAAAAATATAGTGACTTTTAA
- a CDS encoding M20 family metallo-hydrolase: MEQAALTQKAIDLLKELISIQSFSSEEEKTADAIENWFQSFDIPFERHLNNVWAVNKYFDASKPTLLLNSHHDTVKPNSAYTRDPFNPHIEDGKLYGLGSNDAGGALVSLIATFTTYYAEENLNHNILMVASMEEESSGPNSLRGLLPHLPKIDVAIVGEPTLLDLAIAEKGLVVFDAVIKGTPSHAAHPNDNNSIYNTIEVLDWFKNYTFPKVSEVLGPVKLTVTQISGGSQHNVVPAQVELVIDVRVNDKYTNAEIAEILKRDAPCEVKERSLRLNSSAIDKDHPLIQSGIALGRKTYGSPTLSDQAALTCQSLKLGPGDSTRSHSADEYIYVKEIEDGIDLYINLLKGFIK; this comes from the coding sequence ATGGAACAAGCAGCATTAACGCAAAAAGCGATAGATTTATTAAAAGAACTGATTTCGATTCAATCGTTTTCCTCCGAAGAAGAAAAAACTGCCGATGCCATCGAAAACTGGTTCCAGTCTTTTGACATTCCTTTTGAAAGGCATTTGAACAATGTTTGGGCAGTGAACAAGTATTTTGACGCGAGCAAACCAACCTTGCTTCTCAACTCTCACCACGATACTGTAAAACCGAACTCGGCTTATACGAGAGATCCTTTCAACCCGCATATTGAAGACGGCAAACTCTACGGTCTAGGCAGCAATGATGCCGGTGGCGCCTTGGTTTCGCTTATCGCGACATTCACCACCTACTACGCAGAAGAAAACCTGAATCACAACATTTTAATGGTGGCTTCCATGGAAGAAGAAAGTTCCGGTCCCAATAGTTTACGCGGACTACTACCTCACCTACCAAAAATAGATGTTGCTATTGTGGGTGAACCTACATTGCTGGATTTGGCCATAGCCGAAAAAGGACTCGTAGTTTTTGATGCAGTGATAAAAGGAACGCCATCACATGCCGCGCACCCAAATGACAACAACTCCATTTACAACACCATTGAAGTTCTAGATTGGTTCAAAAACTATACGTTCCCAAAAGTATCGGAAGTTTTGGGCCCGGTGAAATTGACCGTCACCCAAATTAGCGGAGGTTCTCAGCATAATGTAGTCCCTGCTCAGGTGGAATTGGTTATCGATGTACGTGTAAATGACAAATATACCAATGCAGAAATAGCAGAAATTTTAAAAAGAGATGCTCCCTGTGAAGTCAAAGAACGCTCATTGAGACTCAACTCTTCGGCTATTGATAAGGACCATCCGTTGATACAATCAGGAATTGCATTGGGAAGAAAAACTTATGGTTCCCCTACCCTTTCTGATCAAGCTGCCTTAACTTGCCAATCCCTTAAATTAGGACCTGGCGACAGTACACGTTCACATTCGGCAGATGAATATATCTACGTCAAAGAAATTGAAGACGGGATTGATTTGTACATTAACTTATTAAAAGGATTTATAAAATAG
- the argB gene encoding acetylglutamate kinase, with the protein MKLSIIKIGGNVIENKEELSKFLKAFSELEDPKILVHGGGKLATQLGTRLGIESKLIGGRRITDEQSLELITMVYGGLVNKNIVAELQSNNCNAIGLSGADGNTIQAHKRPVKEIDYGFAGDVDGVDSSTISKLLEAGLTPVFCAMTHDGNGQLLNTNADTIASELAIGMSENYETTLYYCFEKKGVLMDVHDEDSVVKHIDSESYKDLLEQKVIADGMLPKMENCFHALKQNVHQVRIGNIGMLDPKSTLFTTLNL; encoded by the coding sequence ATGAAATTATCCATTATAAAAATTGGCGGAAACGTCATTGAAAACAAAGAAGAACTTTCTAAATTCCTAAAGGCATTTTCTGAATTGGAAGACCCAAAAATTCTAGTGCACGGTGGCGGAAAACTTGCCACCCAACTAGGGACTAGATTAGGAATAGAATCCAAGCTAATTGGTGGACGCCGAATAACAGACGAGCAAAGCCTTGAGCTGATTACCATGGTCTATGGCGGATTGGTCAATAAAAATATTGTAGCGGAATTGCAATCAAACAACTGCAATGCCATAGGACTTAGCGGCGCGGATGGCAACACCATTCAGGCACACAAAAGACCTGTAAAAGAAATTGATTACGGTTTTGCCGGAGATGTTGACGGCGTAGATTCATCCACCATCTCAAAGCTTTTAGAAGCTGGGCTTACCCCTGTTTTCTGTGCAATGACTCATGATGGCAACGGACAATTGTTGAACACCAACGCAGACACGATTGCATCCGAACTGGCGATTGGCATGAGCGAAAATTATGAGACCACCCTATACTACTGTTTTGAAAAGAAGGGTGTTCTTATGGATGTCCACGATGAAGATTCGGTAGTAAAGCATATCGATAGCGAATCTTATAAGGACTTATTGGAACAGAAAGTCATTGCCGATGGCATGCTTCCAAAAATGGAAAACTGCTTTCATGCCCTAAAACAAAACGTACATCAGGTGCGTATTGGAAACATTGGCATGTTAGACCCTAAATCCACTTTATTCACTACCCTTAACCTATAA
- a CDS encoding acetylornithine carbamoyltransferase → MKHYLSLQDIDSLDNWVEEARDLKEDPRKHKNLGSDKTIGLLFFNNSLRTRLSTQKAAMNLGLEVIVMNFGSEGWALEYADGTVMDQGTSEHIKEAAQVISQYCDIVAIRAFAGLQDKEEDEAEKVLNGFKKYASVPIVNMESSVGHPLQALADAITLAEQNTKIRPKVVLSWAPHPKALPHAVANSFVEMMHMQDADFVITHPEGYELNPEITKGATIEYDQKKACENADFIYVKNWSSYSDYGQVLNQDKSWTMTPEKVGKGKFMHCLPVRRNMVVADAVLDGEQSLVIEQANNRTYAAQIVLKKILEQ, encoded by the coding sequence ATGAAACATTACCTCTCCTTACAGGACATAGACTCGCTAGATAATTGGGTAGAAGAAGCAAGGGACTTAAAAGAAGACCCCAGAAAGCACAAAAACCTAGGTTCGGACAAAACTATTGGTTTGCTGTTCTTCAATAACAGTCTGCGTACGCGCCTAAGCACCCAAAAAGCGGCTATGAACCTTGGTTTGGAAGTTATTGTTATGAACTTTGGAAGCGAAGGATGGGCTTTGGAATATGCCGATGGAACCGTAATGGACCAAGGCACTTCCGAACATATCAAAGAAGCGGCTCAAGTTATTTCTCAGTACTGTGATATTGTTGCTATTAGGGCTTTCGCCGGATTACAGGACAAAGAAGAAGACGAAGCGGAAAAAGTATTAAACGGATTCAAAAAATACGCCAGCGTACCCATTGTAAATATGGAAAGTTCCGTAGGCCACCCATTACAGGCTTTGGCAGATGCCATAACCTTGGCCGAACAGAATACAAAAATAAGACCCAAAGTAGTACTCTCTTGGGCACCGCACCCTAAGGCTTTGCCACATGCCGTAGCCAATTCATTTGTAGAAATGATGCATATGCAAGATGCGGATTTTGTGATTACACATCCAGAGGGTTACGAATTAAACCCCGAAATTACCAAAGGGGCAACTATAGAATACGACCAGAAGAAGGCTTGTGAAAATGCCGATTTCATTTACGTAAAAAATTGGAGTAGTTATTCCGATTATGGCCAAGTGCTGAACCAAGATAAAAGTTGGACGATGACTCCTGAAAAAGTGGGCAAAGGCAAGTTTATGCATTGTCTTCCTGTGCGTAGAAATATGGTTGTTGCCGATGCTGTTTTAGATGGGGAGCAATCCCTTGTAATTGAACAAGCAAACAACCGAACCTATGCAGCTCAAATCGTTTTGAAGAAAATCTTGGAACAGTAA
- the proB gene encoding glutamate 5-kinase produces MMKKRILLKIGTNTLTKETNQISRGKIEDIGRQIAALKNDYEFIIVSSGAIAAAKQFVKLEHNGGDIDVKQALAAIGQPHLMRMFQESFRELGLFAAQCLLSYSDFKSPKSKANIKNTIDVLVANNFIPIINENDTVATDEIKFGDNDKLAALTASLLKADLLMIATNTNGIYTKISIENGQPETISEVLGIDSLEQEISSHKSSHGTGGMQSKVEAATIAQKAGIETWIVNGLNDSFITDAFKGSGNHTKIKTKDGHFLEDQ; encoded by the coding sequence CTGATGAAAAAAAGGATTTTACTAAAAATCGGCACGAATACACTTACTAAGGAAACCAATCAGATTTCCCGTGGAAAAATAGAGGATATAGGTCGGCAAATAGCTGCTTTAAAAAACGATTATGAGTTTATCATAGTAAGTTCAGGAGCTATCGCTGCAGCCAAACAGTTCGTAAAATTAGAGCACAACGGTGGAGATATTGACGTAAAGCAAGCCTTGGCTGCAATAGGTCAGCCCCATTTAATGCGCATGTTTCAGGAAAGTTTTAGAGAGCTTGGTCTATTTGCCGCGCAATGTCTTTTATCGTATTCCGATTTTAAGAGTCCAAAATCCAAAGCCAATATTAAGAATACTATAGATGTTCTGGTTGCGAACAATTTTATTCCGATAATCAACGAAAATGATACGGTGGCAACCGATGAAATAAAATTTGGCGACAATGATAAGCTGGCGGCATTAACGGCCTCATTGCTGAAAGCCGACCTTTTAATGATTGCCACCAACACCAATGGCATATACACCAAAATATCCATAGAAAATGGGCAACCGGAAACTATCTCCGAAGTATTGGGAATTGATAGTTTGGAGCAAGAAATAAGTTCACATAAATCATCACATGGCACGGGCGGAATGCAATCTAAAGTTGAGGCGGCCACCATTGCACAAAAAGCAGGTATAGAAACTTGGATTGTAAACGGATTGAACGACAGCTTTATCACCGATGCTTTTAAAGGCTCGGGCAACCATACCAAAATAAAAACCAAAGACGGTCACTTTTTAGAAGACCAATGA
- a CDS encoding glutamate-5-semialdehyde dehydrogenase, translating into MSLLLDIKQRNAVLSDMAHLINQERSAILEANKKDMEGYTGDDLAMRDRLKVDQGKIDGMILSLQQLATQEDPLGVERFSFEHENGMQVSNKTAPFGTILIIYESRPDVTIEAAGIAFKSGNKILLKGGKESLNSNLLLVDLWHKALEANEAEADWVTYLQFNRTETQAFLEKPTQKVDLIVPRGGERLIAFVKQHATCPVIVSGRGNNFIYVGEEADLEMAIDIIINGKTTKISACNAVDKVLISSDLPRKQQFLQHLIQELKKSKVEILADEAIAGMEGTKGIEDDNIWHEEFLDYKIVIGQSSDLEDAISKINTYGGGHSASIITANNETAEYFMNNVDTAAVYHNASTRFTDGGQFGLGGELAISTDKLHQRGPIGLQHLVTNKWYVKGNGQTRG; encoded by the coding sequence ATGAGTTTATTATTGGATATAAAACAACGCAACGCCGTTCTTTCGGATATGGCCCATTTGATAAATCAAGAACGCTCAGCCATTCTTGAGGCCAATAAAAAGGATATGGAGGGTTATACAGGTGATGACCTTGCCATGCGTGATCGCCTTAAAGTTGACCAAGGCAAAATTGACGGTATGATTTTAAGCCTGCAACAACTTGCCACTCAAGAAGACCCATTGGGTGTAGAACGTTTTAGTTTTGAGCATGAAAACGGCATGCAGGTAAGCAATAAAACCGCTCCTTTCGGAACGATTCTTATTATTTATGAATCCAGACCGGATGTTACTATTGAGGCTGCCGGTATCGCTTTTAAATCTGGGAACAAAATTTTATTGAAGGGAGGTAAAGAATCCTTGAACAGTAATCTTTTGTTAGTGGATTTGTGGCACAAGGCACTTGAAGCCAATGAAGCTGAAGCGGACTGGGTGACTTATTTACAGTTCAACAGAACCGAAACTCAGGCATTTCTTGAAAAACCGACACAAAAGGTAGATTTGATTGTACCCAGAGGTGGTGAGCGACTTATTGCTTTTGTAAAACAGCATGCTACCTGCCCCGTTATTGTTAGCGGCCGTGGAAACAATTTCATTTATGTTGGTGAAGAAGCAGATTTAGAGATGGCCATAGACATTATTATTAATGGCAAGACTACTAAAATATCTGCTTGTAACGCAGTTGACAAAGTATTGATTTCTTCGGATTTGCCTAGAAAACAGCAGTTTCTTCAGCATTTGATTCAAGAATTAAAGAAAAGTAAGGTTGAGATTCTGGCCGATGAAGCTATTGCCGGAATGGAAGGAACAAAAGGCATTGAGGACGATAACATTTGGCACGAGGAGTTTCTAGATTATAAAATTGTAATTGGCCAAAGCTCGGACTTAGAAGATGCTATTTCTAAAATAAACACTTATGGTGGCGGGCATTCTGCATCAATTATAACGGCCAACAATGAGACTGCAGAATATTTCATGAATAATGTGGATACTGCCGCTGTCTATCATAATGCATCAACCCGCTTTACAGATGGAGGACAATTTGGTCTGGGTGGTGAATTAGCCATCAGTACCGATAAATTACACCAAAGAGGACCTATCGGCCTTCAACATTTGGTAACTAACAAATGGTACGTAAAAGGAAACGGGCAAACTAGAGGATAA
- a CDS encoding aspartate aminotransferase family protein: MNLFDVYPLYDVTPVSAKGIVVTDDKGTEFLDFYGGHAVISIGHSHPHYVKRLTDQLNKIGFYSNSVKNPLQEELAAKLGQLSGCENYNLFLCNSGAEANENALKLASFHTGKSRVIAFTNGFHGRTSAAVAATDNPKINAPINLQQKVTFLPLNDLEAFKTEIEKGDVCAVIIETIQGVGGLDEPTTDFYQQVAQLSKINKAILIADEVQCGFGRSGKFFAFQHHDIQPDIISVAKGMGNGFPVGGILIHEDIKASYGLLGTTFGGNHLASVATLAVLEVLEEEKLIENAGHLEGYFRALAAEIPQIKKVKGRGLMLGLEFDFEVADLRKRLIHDQHLFTGGAKDKRVLRVLPALNITENHLDTFFTALKAELQ, from the coding sequence ATGAATTTATTTGATGTTTACCCATTATACGATGTAACCCCTGTATCGGCAAAGGGGATAGTAGTAACCGATGATAAAGGAACGGAATTTTTGGATTTTTACGGAGGTCACGCCGTAATCTCCATTGGTCATTCACACCCGCATTACGTAAAACGTCTTACGGACCAGCTAAATAAAATAGGTTTCTACAGCAACTCGGTTAAAAACCCGCTACAAGAAGAACTGGCTGCTAAACTCGGTCAGCTTTCAGGCTGTGAAAATTACAATCTGTTTTTGTGCAATTCAGGTGCCGAAGCTAATGAGAATGCGTTAAAACTAGCTTCCTTTCACACTGGAAAATCTAGAGTAATCGCCTTCACCAATGGCTTTCATGGGCGTACTTCTGCGGCCGTTGCGGCTACGGACAATCCAAAGATTAATGCACCTATCAATTTACAGCAAAAGGTGACATTTCTTCCTTTGAATGATTTAGAAGCTTTTAAAACTGAAATAGAAAAAGGCGATGTTTGTGCGGTGATCATAGAAACCATTCAAGGTGTTGGAGGTTTAGATGAACCAACAACCGATTTTTATCAGCAAGTGGCTCAATTATCGAAAATCAATAAAGCCATATTGATTGCCGATGAAGTACAGTGTGGTTTTGGGAGAAGTGGAAAGTTCTTCGCTTTTCAACATCATGATATACAACCGGATATTATCTCTGTAGCTAAAGGAATGGGTAACGGCTTTCCTGTTGGCGGCATTTTAATACATGAAGATATTAAAGCTTCCTACGGGTTATTAGGTACCACTTTTGGCGGAAATCATTTGGCTTCCGTAGCCACATTGGCGGTTTTAGAAGTTTTAGAGGAAGAAAAACTGATTGAAAACGCAGGTCATTTAGAGGGATACTTTAGAGCGCTAGCGGCAGAAATACCTCAAATTAAAAAAGTAAAAGGTAGAGGTTTAATGCTCGGACTAGAATTTGATTTTGAAGTGGCCGATTTAAGAAAGAGACTGATTCACGATCAACACTTATTTACAGGTGGTGCCAAAGACAAGCGTGTGCTTAGGGTACTACCTGCATTAAATATTACGGAAAACCATTTAGACACTTTTTTCACCGCTTTAAAAGCTGAATTGCAATGA
- the proC gene encoding pyrroline-5-carboxylate reductase, whose amino-acid sequence MKIAIIGAGNLGLSIAKGILNSNGATTMYLTKRNTAEIEEYANYGNVTITSDNREAVKKSDIIILAVQPSQLENILESTKDLLTDNHVVISTITGFSIAKMEAILGSDYNIIRSMPNTAISVGQSMTCICSNENGKKKIELAKAIFNRMGHSMEIPETQMQAATVICASGVAFWMRLIRATTQGAIQLGFDAKEAQELAMHTCSGAASLLIESGSHPEAEIDRVTTPKGCTIQGLNEMEHQGLSSSLIQGIVASYEKISRIKENQL is encoded by the coding sequence ATGAAAATAGCCATCATAGGAGCAGGTAACTTGGGCCTTTCCATCGCCAAAGGGATTTTAAATTCCAACGGAGCCACAACCATGTATCTTACCAAAAGAAATACGGCTGAAATAGAAGAATATGCCAACTATGGTAATGTTACCATTACTTCGGATAATCGTGAGGCCGTAAAAAAATCCGATATTATTATTTTGGCTGTTCAACCTAGTCAGCTTGAGAATATCTTGGAAAGCACTAAGGATTTGCTCACCGATAATCACGTGGTTATTTCTACTATTACCGGTTTTAGTATTGCTAAAATGGAAGCTATTCTTGGTTCGGATTATAATATTATCCGTAGTATGCCCAACACGGCTATTTCCGTAGGGCAATCTATGACCTGTATTTGTAGCAACGAAAATGGCAAAAAGAAAATTGAATTGGCCAAGGCTATTTTCAATCGTATGGGACATTCTATGGAAATCCCAGAAACGCAAATGCAGGCGGCAACGGTAATTTGCGCCAGTGGAGTTGCTTTTTGGATGCGCTTGATACGTGCCACCACCCAAGGTGCCATTCAGTTAGGTTTTGATGCCAAAGAGGCTCAAGAGTTAGCCATGCACACCTGTAGTGGCGCCGCTAGTTTATTAATCGAATCCGGTAGTCACCCCGAAGCGGAAATCGATAGGGTCACCACGCCAAAAGGCTGTACCATTCAAGGCTTGAACGAAATGGAACACCAAGGACTGAGCTCTTCCCTTATTCAGGGAATTGTAGCATCCTATGAAAAAATCAGTAGAATTAAAGAGAACCAGTTATAA